In Chrysoperla carnea chromosome 2, inChrCarn1.1, whole genome shotgun sequence, the following proteins share a genomic window:
- the LOC123292568 gene encoding gastrula zinc finger protein XlCGF49.1-like, protein MSNKSFHDVNDEIPELLDSEIIKMEDFLHTELIIKEEDDERPYSCDICNKKFTQPHHVRVHKRTHTGERPYVCDVCDKTFANQGNLNVHYRGHTGEKPFSCEFCDNKYSDRTSLVTHKRRHTGERPYTCDFCEKTFINQSNLESHKKVHTGEKPYSCDVCNKRFSQHSRLILHKKKHLRK, encoded by the exons atgtcGAACAAATCATTCCATGATGTGAATGATGAAATTCCAGAGCTGTTGGAcagtgaaattattaaaatggaagATTTCTTACATACGGAACTAATAATTAAGGAAGAAGATGATG aaaggCCATAttcttgtgatatttgtaataaaaaatttacacaaccCCATCATGTACGAGtgcataaacgaactcatacaggAGAACGGCCATATGTATGTGATGtctgtgataaaacatttgctAATCAAGGTAATTTAAATGTACATTATCGAGGTCATACTGGCGAAAAACCATTTTCGTGTGAATTTtgtgataataaatattcagaTAGGACTAGTTTAGTAACACATAAACGAAGACATACAGGAGAACGACCATATACGTGTGATTTTTGTGAGAAAACATTTATCAATCAGAGTAATTTGGAATCGCACAAAAAAGtccatactggagaaaaaccatattcGTGTGATGTCTGTAATAAACGTTTTTCACAACATAGTCGtttaattttacataagaaaaaacatttgcgTAAATAG
- the LOC123292569 gene encoding protein suppressor of hairy wing-like: FVCILCNECYESKEQLNVHFRLHADQSLKNKTNASVQNNEKDTTIPCDVCMQEFKTISLAIQHKYKKHPDAIMKYFCKFCGMQFPLKTTHDKHLSTHNNEKPRGEFPCLDCNAMFVSENGRSYHIKSAHNRVTSLIKPVNTPPPSKKIRLNNANEAQSVYYCYLCGVPYINKFNLQRHLEKNHSEIERNNIPADMLKCTTCDALFYTKQAYDCHVFDHKPDDLYVTSEEQRLQTVTRVDQDFDIRRVQLPTEKFIPTTNKPNRKPCLQTKTNLPRQHKKDESDEELSPTSDVESSSDEDESPNPTIPTKNPHSAIKSKNENLKNVVVKKRLYAIVDANGLITQTCTNIPKNAVLAKSNLIKLKNSDILKTLNKSNSSKINVKVTNTSEQKTNQLKQNDNQSDNRVVLSKTNKMNTDTINYDSSNKSIEDDPLPIYNLDKIADTKHKKSNNSSAVDYDLLNYDSSSKGIEEDSLRIFNLNKVTDADTTNKKLPNNLSTVARKI; encoded by the exons tttgtttgtatattgtGTAATGAATGTTATGAATCAAAAGAACAATTGAATGTACATTTTCGATTACATGCTGatcaatcattaaaaaataaaacaaatgccagcgtacaaaataatgaaaaagatACAACAATACCTTGTGATGTTTGTATGCaagaatttaaaacaatttcgtTGGCAAttcaacataaatataaaaaacatccAGATGCaatcatgaaatatttttgtaaattttgtggaATGCAATTTCCTTTAAAA actaCACATGATAAACATTTAAGTACACATAATAACGAGAAACCAAGAGGAGAATTTCCATGTTTAGATTGTAATGCAATGTTTGTATCCGAAAATGGACGAAGTTATCATATTAAATCGGCACATAATAGAGTTACAAGCCTTATAAAACCAGTAAATACACCGCcgccttcaaaaaaaattcgattaaataATGCAAATGAAGCACAATcagtttattattgttatttgtgtGGAGTgccatatataaataaatttaatttacag cgtcatttggaaaaaaatcataGCGAAATCGAAAGAAACAATATTCCAGCAGACATGCTAAAATGTACTACTTGTGATGCATTATTCTACACCAAACAAGCTTATGATTGCCATGTATTCGATCACAAACCTGACGATTTATATGTAACAAGCGAAGAACAAAG ATTGCAAACTGTGACGCGTGTGGATCAAGATTTTGATATTCGAAGAGTTCAATTACcaactgaaaaatttattccaaCTACAAATAAGCCAAATCGGAAACCATGTTTACAAACG aaAACAAATTTGCCAAGACAGCATAAAAAGGATGAAAGTGATGAAGAACTATCACCAACTTCAGATGTTGAATCTAGCAGTGATGAGGATGAATCCCCAAATCCAACAATTCCAACAAAAAATCCACATAGtgcaataaaatcaaaaaatgaaaatttaaaaaatgttgtagTGAAAAAACGTCTGTATGCGATTGTCGATGCAAATGGATTAATAACACAAACTTGtacaaatattccaaaaaatgcTGTTctagcaaaatcaaatttaatcaaattaaaaaacagtgatattttaaaaacgttaaataaatcGAATTCTAGTAAAATAAACGTTAAAGTAACCAACACCAGCGAACAGAAAACGAATCAACTTAAACAAAATGATAATCAAAGTGATAACAGAGTAGTActatcaaaaacaaataaaatgaataccGATACGATTAATTACGATTCATCAAATAAAAGCATTGAAGATGATCCATTACCAATatataatttagataaaatagCTGATACTAAACataagaaatcaaataattCAAGTGCTGTAGATTACGATTTACTTAATTACGATTCATCAAGTAAAGGCATTGAAGAAGATTCATtacgaatatttaatttaaataaggtAACTGATGCTgatactacaaataaaaaattaccaaataatCTAAGTACT GTTGccagaaaaatatga
- the LOC123294042 gene encoding palmitoyltransferase ZDHHC8B: MPKCDVKTRYIPATFAWTLLLSATTLFFYFPCQYYIFRHPWVPAYQGVITFFVLANFTLATFMDPGVIPKAPPDEDREDDFRAPLYKNVDINGITVRMKWCVTCKFYRPPRCSHCSVCNHCIETFDHHCPWVNNCIGRRNYRFFFFFLISLSLHMLSIFGLSLVYVLHNKERLSEVGPIVSMVLMGIVTVLAIPVFGLTGFHMVLVSRGRTTNEQVTGKFKGGYNPFSRGCWNNCCYTQFGPQYPSLIKASRAAKKGGSTASSAIATITSDNQVKTYMDNSNGVRNASSNAYNKLSPGRDCPSDLDTDMEPGASQSADCEPTPPPLQRHGSKSNFLMSSSTGPNSGGNNTQQNVNVCQPGNTESPPRHPLGPRGPYRPSPTMQQRVKNLGVATPLAMSSPVRRSNPGTPTQPRRPDFISVQQPSNSTPQYYDFNSQMRSGPNHQGGYGGSPQRRFLSEGELVRQGAELSYARTNNTVDNIRELAGSPQRGIYMWKDTSPGTYQQGIVPTHQQPPHISVKNQNPQQYYCSNPTSPTTQQMTYQQTRPNMPYHPALRGGVAVFPPAPTQQSPQQARRKPQTHTTESPDLPANAADRRRRPMSFVRALEVSNSMELSRTSHQTGGSPPTPDRTSVYDMNYEISV, encoded by the exons ATGCCCAAATGTGATGTCAAAACAAGGTATATCCCTGCAACATTTGCTTGGACATTATTATTAAGTGCAacgacattatttttttatttccc atgtcaatattatattttccgtCATCCATGGGTTCCAGCATACCAGGGCGTTATTACGTTTTTCGTTTTAGCAAATTTTACCCTAGCCACTTTCATGGACCCGGGAGTTATACCCAAAg CTCCACCGGATGAAGATCGTGAAGATGATTTTCGTGCACCTTTATATAAGAATGTTGATATAAATGGTATAACTGTGCGTATGAAGTGGTGTGttacatgtaaattttatagacctCCAAGGTGTTCTCATTGTAGTGTGTGTAATCATTGTATTGag actTTTGATCACCATTGTCCTTGGGTAAATAATTGTATAGGCCGTCGTAATtatagatttttcttttttttcctcATATCGCTTAGTTTACACATGCTCAGTATTTTTGGACTAAGTTTAGTTTACGTTTTACACAACAAAGAACGTTTGTCAGAAGTTGGACCTATAGTATC TATGGTTTTAATGGGTATTGTGACAGTGTTAGCAATACCAGTATTTGGATTGACAGGATTTCATATGGTACTGGTATCTCGAGGTCGAACTACAAATGAACAAGTTACTGGAAAATTCAAAGGTGGTTACAATCCATTCTCAAGAGGATGTTGGAATAATTGTTGTTATACACAATTCGGACCTCAATATCCAag TTTAATAAAAGCATCACGTGCTGCAAAGAAAGGAGGCTCAACGGCATCAAGTGCTATTGCAACAATAACTAGTGACAACCAGGTAAAAACGTATATGGATAACAGCAATGGGGTTAGAAATGCCAGTTCCAATGCTTACAATAAG TTATCACCAGGGCGTGATTGTCCATCAGATCTTGATACTGATATGGAACCTGGTGCTTCACAATCTGCAGATTGTGAACCAACGCCACCTCCATTACAACGACATGGGAGCAAAAGCAATTTTCTCATGAGTAGTTCAACTGGTCCAAATTCTGGTGGCAACAATACACAACAGAATGTAAATGTTTGTCAACCAGGGAACACCGAATCACCTCCACGGCATCCACTTGGTCCTAGAGGACCATATCGCCCTTCACCAACGATGCAACAGCGTGTGAAAAATCTTGGTGTTGCTACGCCATTAGCAATGTCTAGTCCAGTACGAAG ATCAAATCCAGGTACGCCGACTCAACCTCGGCGTCCTGACTTCATAAGTGTTCAGCAACCGTCGAACAGCACACCgcaatattatgattttaattcgCAAATGCGTTCAGGGCCCAATCATCAGGGAGGTTACGGAGGTAGTCCCCAAAGACGTTTTCTATCTGAAGGTGAATTAGTACGTCAAGGTGCAGAATTATCTTATGCTCGTACGAATAACACAGTGGATAATATTCGTGAATTAGCAGGATCTCCACAACGTGGTATCTACATGTGGAAAGATACTTCACCAGGCACATATCAACAAGGGATTGTACCAACACATCAACAACCGCCAcatatatctgtcaaaaatcaaaatcctcAACAATATTATTGTTCAAATCCGACATCACCGACTACGCAACAAATGACGTATCAACAAACACGACCTAATATGCCATATCATCCAGCATTACGGGGTGGTGTTGCTGTATTTCCCCCAGCACCAACTCAACAAAGTCCACAACAAGCACGACGAAAACCTCAAACACATACGACGGAATCACCTGATCTACCAGCTAATGCAGCTGACCGAAGAAGACGCCCGATGTCATTTGTGCGTGCATTAGAAGTATCAAATTCAATGGAATTATCGCGAACTTCACATCAAACAGGTGGTTCACCACCAACGCCCGATCGTACTAGTGTCTATGATATGAACTACGAAATATCCGTATAG